The Methanocella arvoryzae MRE50 DNA window CCCCGGCAGTACTTCAGCTTTGTCCCCGCCACTTTCGGGAAAATGCCGCCCGCAACAGCGGCCGTGACCTACCCGTTCAGCCGGGCGGTGGCCACCTCTACTGCATACGCCTTACTGCTGGCCGGCAGCCGCTGAGGTAATACATAACCATTATATCTTATGTGGGCGAGATATCAACCCTGCATGCTAAAGATCATCTTTCTGGGCACCGGCGGCTCGATCCCCACCCCTAACCGGGGAATGCCCTCCATCATGATCCAGCGGGAAGGCGAGAGGCTGCTTTTCGACTGCGGAGAGGGTACCCAGCGCCAGATGATGAAAGCAAGGTCAGGCTTCATGGACATCGGCCACATGTTCCTGACGCACTTCCACGCTGACCACACCCTCGGAATCCCCGGCCTGCTCCAGACCATGAGCCTGCAAGGCCGCACCGAGCCTTTAAACATATATGGCCCCGACTATGTGGAGGAATATTGCAGCCTGCTTAGCAGGCTGGGCTATCTGAGCCTGAGCTATCAGGTAATTCCCCGCCGCCTCAGCCCCGGCGACGTGATCAAATTCAAAGGCTACTCAGTGGAGGCGTTCAGGACCTTCCACAGCGTCCCCAGCCTGGGCTACGCCCTGAAAGAAGACCAAAAGCCTGGCCGGTTTAATAAGGCCAGAGCCCTGGAGTTAGGCGTTCCCGAAGGCCCGCTGTTCTCGAAGCTGCACCGGGGCGAGTCAGTCGTAGTCAACGGCCGGACCATCACCAGTGAAGAAGTCGTCGGCGAACCACGGCGTGGCCGGACCATCGTATACACCGGCGACACCGTCGCATCGGCTTCATTCCTCCCACACCTGCAGGGAGCGGACGTCTGGATCTCCGAATCCACCTTCGGGGACGACATGGCCGGAAAAGCAGAGGAAACCTTACATTCGACAGCCGGCGGTGTAGCAGAACTAGCCGCCAGGGCGGGCGTCAAACAGCTTGTCTTAACTCACGTCAGCTCCCGGTACTCGACAGACACGACGCCTTTACTGGAGGATGCCAGGAAGAAGTTCGATAACGTTCTTGTGGCTGAGGATTTCACGGAAATAGAGCTGCCCTCTGTCGAATAGTGGCCGGGATTAACTGAACTTCAGCGACTGCCACAGCCGGCACTAACTCTCTGGCGGCAGGACAAGGTTTATTATCGCCCATCTCTCTTTCTTCATCTATGCCCGAAAGCTCTGGCCCCGTGACCGAGAAGTACTGGCGGTTCCAGAAGTTCGACCGCAAGAAGTACACCGAGGTCAACGATACGCTGAAAAAGCTGACCCACCTGACGGCCAGAGAATGGGCCATCGCCAGGCTGTGTTCCGATTTCAAGGACCGGGGCCGGTCCCAGATGACCTGGATCGGGGAGAACCTGCCCGAATTAGTCCCGTTCATGAACGAGAAGTACGCCCGGCAGGACGTGGCCTCTGCGGAGGCCGCCTTCAAGAGAAAGGTCGTCCGGTCCGGCACCACGTTTTTCTACGCCTACTATGCGGGCTTGATCTCGCTGGAAGAGATGCTCGAGATGGTCCAGGGCATCATCCGAAACATCGAAGAGCTGAAGCGCATCGAAGGCAGCGATCCTGCGGCAGATGAGACCAGCGCCGAAGTGCAGTTGCTAATGGCCGAGACGTTAAAGCGGATCACGGATAAGCTTAAAGAAGTCCAGCAATAAAACCGTGATTCCGGGCGCCAGGCTGCCTTATACTTAATTTGCAAAGAGTCGGGCGATGATCGGAGTCTTGATCAGGCATAAGTGATGAATAACTGGCAGTTCCTAGTTTCTGAGCTGGTAAAGCCGCCAAGCTCGCCAAAGAGCTAAGCACTCATCTCATAAAAATTGGTTTTTCTATTGAAGCCGATGATAAACTCCTGGAGGTTGGGGAGTTCCCGGGAGGCCGGGGAGGATTTTCAGGCTGGGAGGTTCGAGAGGGCGGAGAGGTCTGAGAGAAGGATTGGGAGTGTGGAAAGGTCGGAGAGGATTTTTTAGGTTAATTCTCTCTGACCTCCGGGTACCTCACATAACCTCATCTCTGATCTCCATGAACTCCCTGAACTCCCAGCTTGAACGTTTCCTCTCTGAACTCCGTGAACCTCTCCGACCTCTCAATACCTCCCGGACCCAGATTTTTCATGGAACGCCAAGAACTATTTTAAGTGATCGGCATGGTTCCGATCGAAAAGGTCCCTAGCGTGCCTGGCCTCTTGGTGTTCCATGAAAAATTAGCTCTTGGCGAGCTTGGCTCCTTGGCGCTCTTGGCGGTATTTTCGACCTGCACAGGGCCAACTTTCAATTCGTTTTACTGCTTGATCATCGGCGCGGGCGCTTCGACTTTCAGTTTGTCCCCGGGCAGCATGGCCGCTATCAGTCCCGCGATGACGAGGATCAGGATCAGCGACAGGATGGCGTCGAACCGGCCGAGGTAGTCGGAGATCACGCCTGTCACTAAGACGAGGAGGCCGCCGATGCCGTTGGCGAACCCTAATGTGAGTCCGCCGGCCATGCCCTGGCTTCGGGGCAGCATTTCCTGGGCCAGCAGCGTCGTCGGGGATATAGAGGCATAGACCAGGCCGCCGGCCAGTACGATCAACGGCCAGACCAGGATGTCGGGGACGACGAAGGCCAGGAATAAGACCGGTGCAGCGGCCAGCAGCGTCGGCACGGTGACTTTCTTGTTGCCCCAGCGGTCTGCCGCCCAGCCTCCGATGATGCCGCCGACGGCGTCGGCCAGTATAAAGAGGAATAAAGTTATGGCGTACCCGATGCCGGCGATGTCGTGGCCGAACAGCGCCCATCCCTCGAAGTGGCTGTGCATGAAGTAGATGGGGATGAAGGTGATCATGCCCATGCAGACCCACGCCCTCAGCGATACTACAGTGAGCAGCGTAGTGAGCGGTCCCTTGACCTCTCTGAAGCTCCCAAAGAGCGTCCTCAGGTCCAGGGTGCTCTGCCTGTCGACGTCCATCCTCGGCGCATACAGGTAGATCAGCAGGCCCACGATGACGCCGGGGGGAATCAGCCAGATCAGCGAATGTACCCCGAATACGGCCACGATGATGACGGCGATGAGGGGCATCAGGGAGTAGCCGATGTTGCCGCCCGCCATGAACAGGGACATGCCCAGGCCTTTGCGGTTGCCGCTCACTTTAGGCACCATGGCCGACGCCTGAGGGTGATACATCGACGAGCCGATACCCGCCAGGCCGACCATGATGACGAGCGCCATGTAGCCCGGCGCCTCCCCGAGGAGGCACATGCCCACGCTCACCCACGCCACGCCCAGCGCCGCAATCCATTTCTTCCCGTACTTGTCAGCGATGTACCCGAACACCGGCTGGATCAGCGTGGAGGTGACTGAAAAGACCGCCGTCAGCAGGCTGATCGCCGTGTCGTTCAGGCTGTACATGATGTAAAATACAGGTAATAAGGGCGGCAGCAGGTTCGCGTAAACGTCCACGGTAAAGTGGCCGAGGGCCAGCAGCATGACCCGGAAAGAGTCAAAAGCGTTATCGTTTTTCACTTCAGGCGTACGGGTATCCCTTCTGTAATTTTTTTAGCATTGTGGCGGCGAAGGTATAAAAAGTGTTTGTGCCAGCCGTTGGCACAGCACAGCGCTTGCCATCGTTCACTAACACATAAGCAAACAGATAGGTTCTATCGCACTCTGGCTTTCTCCGGCCTCACATTTCCGGGCAGGAGCAGGGCTATCAGGAATGCGGCGATCGGCAGCAGGACGAGGGAGAGCATGCCTATCGTGATGCTGGAAGCGTCGGCTATAGCTCCTGTGACGGAGACTCCGAGGCCGCCTATGCCGATGGCGAACCCGAGGACGATGCCGGAGGCCATGCCCTGGTTTTTGGGGATCAGCCCCTGGGCGATGAGGACTGCCGGGGAGAAGGAGGCCAGCAGCGCCAGGCCTGCCAGCGCGAAGAACGTCAGCTGCAGGTAGCCATGGGTCAGCAGGGCGCATAGCAGCAGCGGCCCGGTAATCATGAGGGTGGAGACGATGGTGAACTTGCGCCCGTAGCGGTCGGACATGGTGCCTCCGAGGAGGGTGCCCACGGCGCCGCAGAACAGCGTCACCGAGAGGGCCATGCTCGCCCACTCGTGGGACTCGTACTGCATCAGGAAGGACGGCAGGAAGGTGATCAGCCCGAAGAACAGCCAGGCGCGCATGGTGACCACGCCGGTGACTTTGGTCAGCGGCAGGGCGACCGATCGGATATCTCGCCACAGCTCTCCTATCGTGGGCGGTGAGGCAGCGACGGGGGCTTCGGGAGCGTACCGGTGCAGGATTAACGCCATGAGCAGGCCGGGTATGAAGAGCAGCATGACGCCGCCCAGCCCCCAGATGGCGGTGACCGGGACGACCAGTATGGGCATGATTGCGTAGCCCAGGTTCCCGCCCGCCGAGAAGACAGAGACTCCGAACCCCTTGTGGTCGCCGCTGATTCGGGGCACCATGGCCGAAGCCTGGGGGTGGTAGGCTGAGGAGCCGAAGCCTGCCATGGCGACCAGCGCCAGGATGACGATGTATGAGCCCGTCGGGTCCAGGCCGAGGTAGCCGACGACCCCGATCATGGACATGAAGAACGAGATCCACAACACGCTCAGCGCCACCATCCACCGGCGGCCGTAGCGGTCCGCGAAGTAGCCGAAGATCGGCTGGATGATGCTCGATGTGAACGTGTAAACGGTCATAATTACGCCGGACAGCGTGTAGGTCAGCCCGTAGGCAGCCTGCAGCAGCGGCAGCAGCGGCGGGACGACGTTGGAGTAGCAGTCGTTGACCATGTGGCCCAGGGCAAGGACGGAGACCCTGAGCTTGTCGAATTTTTCATCGCTCATTGGCTTTTCGCCTTCTGTTTTTTAACGAAGCCGAGGCTGCGCCGGCCCTCTTCGAGCGTGCGGCCTTCGACAACGAGTGCCCCCTTATACTCTTTTAGTCCCTTAAAAACTCTGGTCCAGTCGACGGTGCCCTCCCCGACGGCAAGGTGCTCGTCAGAAGTGCCCTTATTGTCGTGGATATGAATGTGATTGATGCGCCTTACCTCTCTCAGAAAAGCAGGTATGTTCTTAGTGGTGTTAGCGTGGCCGACATCGAGCGTGGTGCCCAGGCCGTCGCTGCCCACAGTCTCGACCATGCCGAACAGCTCGTCCGGCGTCCGGCAGAGCAGCTTCTCCATGTCGGGCATGTTCTCCAGGCAGAGTTTTACCCTGTGCTCCTCCGCGTGGCGGGCCAGGATCTTAAGGGCCTCGACGTTCCTCTCCCAGGCTTTATCCTTCATCTCCCTGCCAAGCGGGGACAGGATGCCCGGGTGGACGACTACCGTATCCGTGAAGTCGGCCGACAGTTCCACGCATTGCCTGATCTGCCTGATCGTCTCGTTCCACAGGGGCTCATGCAGCGACGCGAGGTCAAGTTGCGAGAACGGTCCGTGGACGGTGATCCTGAGGTTAGTCGTGTTGATGATGCTCTTGATCTCCGGCAGCGTCTCCGGGGTGATCTTCTGCTTGCCCTCGCTGACGATCTCCCAGCCTTCGTACCCCATGTCTTCCAGGCCCGAGGCCCAGGAGAACTGGGAGTCGACCAGCCTGTAAGCGGAGAAGCTGAGCCAGCTCACAGATCGATCTCCTGCACTGGCCGGCCCTCGGCAGTCCGGGGGGCGAGCCAGTCGATGATCAGCTCGGGCTCGTCGTCGACGATGGTCACGTCGATGCCGCCAAGCGCCACCTCGTGGTCCAGGAAGTTCACGTAGCCCATGAGCGCCGCCTGCTTGTTAAGCTGGAACTCGATCTCGTTGCCCTTCTTGCCTGCGTACATGGAATTACGGGCTGTGTCGAGGATCTTCTGTTCCCTGAGCAGGCAGTGCAGCTCCTCCAGAGACGGAGCCCGGCCTTCCAGCCTGTCCACGTAGCCCGGCTTCTGGATAAGAGTGAGC harbors:
- a CDS encoding ribonuclease Z produces the protein MLKIIFLGTGGSIPTPNRGMPSIMIQREGERLLFDCGEGTQRQMMKARSGFMDIGHMFLTHFHADHTLGIPGLLQTMSLQGRTEPLNIYGPDYVEEYCSLLSRLGYLSLSYQVIPRRLSPGDVIKFKGYSVEAFRTFHSVPSLGYALKEDQKPGRFNKARALELGVPEGPLFSKLHRGESVVVNGRTITSEEVVGEPRRGRTIVYTGDTVASASFLPHLQGADVWISESTFGDDMAGKAEETLHSTAGGVAELAARAGVKQLVLTHVSSRYSTDTTPLLEDARKKFDNVLVAEDFTEIELPSVE
- a CDS encoding DUF5806 family protein; amino-acid sequence: MPESSGPVTEKYWRFQKFDRKKYTEVNDTLKKLTHLTAREWAIARLCSDFKDRGRSQMTWIGENLPELVPFMNEKYARQDVASAEAAFKRKVVRSGTTFFYAYYAGLISLEEMLEMVQGIIRNIEELKRIEGSDPAADETSAEVQLLMAETLKRITDKLKEVQQ
- a CDS encoding MFS transporter codes for the protein MKNDNAFDSFRVMLLALGHFTVDVYANLLPPLLPVFYIMYSLNDTAISLLTAVFSVTSTLIQPVFGYIADKYGKKWIAALGVAWVSVGMCLLGEAPGYMALVIMVGLAGIGSSMYHPQASAMVPKVSGNRKGLGMSLFMAGGNIGYSLMPLIAVIIVAVFGVHSLIWLIPPGVIVGLLIYLYAPRMDVDRQSTLDLRTLFGSFREVKGPLTTLLTVVSLRAWVCMGMITFIPIYFMHSHFEGWALFGHDIAGIGYAITLFLFILADAVGGIIGGWAADRWGNKKVTVPTLLAAAPVLFLAFVVPDILVWPLIVLAGGLVYASISPTTLLAQEMLPRSQGMAGGLTLGFANGIGGLLVLVTGVISDYLGRFDAILSLILILVIAGLIAAMLPGDKLKVEAPAPMIKQ
- a CDS encoding MFS transporter, with translation MSDEKFDKLRVSVLALGHMVNDCYSNVVPPLLPLLQAAYGLTYTLSGVIMTVYTFTSSIIQPIFGYFADRYGRRWMVALSVLWISFFMSMIGVVGYLGLDPTGSYIVILALVAMAGFGSSAYHPQASAMVPRISGDHKGFGVSVFSAGGNLGYAIMPILVVPVTAIWGLGGVMLLFIPGLLMALILHRYAPEAPVAASPPTIGELWRDIRSVALPLTKVTGVVTMRAWLFFGLITFLPSFLMQYESHEWASMALSVTLFCGAVGTLLGGTMSDRYGRKFTIVSTLMITGPLLLCALLTHGYLQLTFFALAGLALLASFSPAVLIAQGLIPKNQGMASGIVLGFAIGIGGLGVSVTGAIADASSITIGMLSLVLLPIAAFLIALLLPGNVRPEKARVR
- a CDS encoding sugar phosphate isomerase/epimerase family protein produces the protein MSWLSFSAYRLVDSQFSWASGLEDMGYEGWEIVSEGKQKITPETLPEIKSIINTTNLRITVHGPFSQLDLASLHEPLWNETIRQIRQCVELSADFTDTVVVHPGILSPLGREMKDKAWERNVEALKILARHAEEHRVKLCLENMPDMEKLLCRTPDELFGMVETVGSDGLGTTLDVGHANTTKNIPAFLREVRRINHIHIHDNKGTSDEHLAVGEGTVDWTRVFKGLKEYKGALVVEGRTLEEGRRSLGFVKKQKAKSQ